The window GCATCCACCAGCCCCTGCTCGAGAGCCGCTCTTACCTTCTTGCAAGATGTGCGTGGGCTGCACGGCCTTGACTCTATATTGCCTGGCCCTCCAGCCGGGACTGGGAAGTTCGGTGATCTCATGGTCACGGAGCCAGGTGACCGTCTCGTAGTTGTCCCCGTTGACCAGCGCCTCCACCTCAGCGCTGTGGACGCCCACCTGTTGGAACTGATGCAGGCCGCCCGAGTGGTCGAAGTGGGCGTGGGTGACGATGGCCAGCAGCGGGTTCTTCCGCTGAGGGTCCTTGCCCAGCAGCCCCATGCTATCGATGTAGTCCGGAAGGCTCCTCAGCCCCAGTCCCGTGTCGATCACCAGGTCCTGGTGGGAGCCTCGTATCAGCCATATGTTAGCCCGGTTCGGCGACTGGAAGAACCGCTCCTGGATCCAGTAGAGACCGTCTCCGAGCGACTTGTGAGCGTACCAGTCGGTCGCGGACATCCCAATTCATGCACGTTCCACGCGTGGAGGAGGCACCGATGGAGCTGTCACCTTGATTTGAAAGCTGCTAGCTTCAGCGAAGAGGTGAGATGATGTTTTCATTGACGTTAAAGCCGCGGCCGCTGAGTCGACACACC is drawn from Syngnathus acus chromosome 9, fSynAcu1.2, whole genome shotgun sequence and contains these coding sequences:
- the mblac2 gene encoding metallo-beta-lactamase domain-containing protein 2, with translation MSATDWYAHKSLGDGLYWIQERFFQSPNRANIWLIRGSHQDLVIDTGLGLRSLPDYIDSMGLLGKDPQRKNPLLAIVTHAHFDHSGGLHQFQQVGVHSAEVEALVNGDNYETVTWLRDHEITELPSPGWRARQYRVKAVQPTHILQEGDVINLGDRQLTVLHMPGHSRGSICLHDGDNKLLFSGDVVYDGSMIDWLPYSQVGDYISSCERLMGLVDSEQVDQVLPGHYNTFGAKRLHRIASSYISRAGTCNGKLYTWAWKTASTVALGVTHPRRSC